A stretch of the Nicotiana tabacum cultivar K326 chromosome 6, ASM71507v2, whole genome shotgun sequence genome encodes the following:
- the LOC107779353 gene encoding bifunctional D-cysteine desulfhydrase/1-aminocyclopropane-1-carboxylate deaminase, mitochondrial-like, with translation MQIRVNFPIGLKIKKKGKERMLSCQWSSFSRVCYSSPFSLQQFNIKALNLNRHYCLTKSSMEDSSSQVSPSPFQFLTKKPYEPPQWASHLSPLPSHTFSLGHFPTPIHKWNLPNLPKDTEVWLKRDDISGMQLSGNKVRKLEFLLGDAVAQGADCIVTIGGIQSNHCRATAVAAKYLNLDCYLILRTSKLLVDKDPGLIGNLLVERLVGAHIDLVSKEEYAKVGSEALTKLLKEELLNEGRKPYVIPVGGSNSLGTWGYIEAIREVEQQLQHSSSEWKFDDIVVACGSGGTVAGLSIASRLSGLKAKVNAFCVCDDPDYFYEYVQGLLDGINAGVSSRDIVSIQNAKGLGYAMSTADELKFVKQVAEATGVILDPVYSGKAAYGMIKDMNENPTKWEGRKILFIHTGGLLGLYDKADEMASLMGKWRKMDINESTPRQEGIGKMF, from the exons ATGCAGATTCGGGTTAATTTCCCTATTGGactaaagataaagaaaaagggaaaggaaagaatGTTGAGTTGCCAATGGAGTAGCTTCAGTAGAGTATGCTACAGCTCACCATTTTCTTTGCAACAATTCAATATTAAGGCGTTAAACTTGAACAGACATTATTGTCTTACCAAATCATCTATGGAGGATTCCAGTTCCCAGGTTTCGCCATCGCCCTTTCAATTTCTCACAAAGAAGCCTTACGAGCCTCCTCAATGGGCCTCTCATCTTAGCCCCCTTCCTTCTCACACTTTTTCCCTTGGACAT TTTCCGACTCCAATTCACAAGTGGAACCTGCCTAATTTGCCCAAGGACACTGAGGTTTGGTTAAAG CGTGATGATATATCAGGAATGCAATTGAGTGGAAACAAGGTCAGGAAGCTGGAGTTCTTGTTGGGAGATGCTGTGGCACAGGGGGCTGACTGCATAGTGACTATAGGTGGCATACAAAGTAATCACTGTCGTGCTACTGCTGTCGCTGCCAAGTACTTAAACCTTGACTGTTATCTCATCTTACGCACTTCAAAG TTACTTGTGGATAAAGATCCTGGATTGATAGGGAACCTCCTTGTTGAGCGATTAGTTGGAGCGCACATCGATCTTGTCTCAAAAGAAGAATATGCAAAAGTTGGCAGTGAG GCTCTTACCAAATTATTGAAGGAAGAGCTGTTAAATGAAGGAAGAAAGCCGTATGTCATCCCTGTTGGTGGATCCAATTCTTTAGGAACCTG GGGCTATATTGAAGCAATCCGGGAAGTTGAGCAACAACTTCAGCACTCGAGCAGTGAATGGAAATTCGATGACATTGTTGTAGCTTGTGGCAG TGGGGGTACGGTCGCTGGTTTGTCCATTGCATCCAGGCTCAGTGGCTTAAAAGCAAAA GTTAATGCATTTTGTGTTTGTGACGATCCGGATTATTTTTATGAATATGTTCAAGGCCTACTTGATGGAATTAATGCAGGCGTTAGCTCACGTGACATTGTTAGCATTCAAAAT GCGAAAGGCCTTGGGTATGCTATGAGCACAGCTGACGAGCTTAAATTTGTGAAGCAAGTTGCTGAAGCCACAGGTGTTATTCTCGACCCTGTCTACAG TGGTAAAGCAGCTTATGGAATGATAAAAGACATGAACGAGAATCCAACAAAGTGGGAGGGAAGAAAGATTCTCTTCATACATACAGGTGGCCTACTGGGATTATATGACAAAGCTGATGAAATGGCCTCATTAATGGGAAAATGGCGTAAGATGGATATCAATGAATCTACCCCAAGACAAGAAGGCATCGGCAAAATGTTCTAA